Proteins found in one Streptococcus criceti HS-6 genomic segment:
- a CDS encoding amino acid ABC transporter ATP-binding protein yields MLLELKNISKQFGHKQIFKAFNLNVEEGKILAIVGPSGGGKTTLLRMLAGLETIDSGQVIYQGAEVPLNHLESENILGFVFQDFQLFPHLTVLENLTLSPTKTMGVTKEEALKKAKDLLAKLGLEEHGQAYPFSLSGGQKQRVAFARAMMIDPKIIGYDEPTSALDPALRQEVEKLILQNREMGITQIVITHDMDFAKNVADDILTINPK; encoded by the coding sequence ATGTTATTAGAATTAAAAAATATTTCCAAGCAGTTCGGCCACAAGCAGATTTTTAAAGCGTTTAATCTTAATGTTGAGGAAGGAAAGATTCTAGCCATTGTCGGTCCTTCCGGCGGCGGAAAAACGACCCTTCTGAGGATGCTGGCCGGCCTAGAAACAATCGATTCTGGTCAAGTCATTTATCAGGGCGCAGAGGTTCCCTTGAATCACTTAGAATCCGAAAACATTTTGGGGTTTGTATTCCAAGATTTTCAGCTTTTTCCTCATTTGACAGTACTGGAAAACCTGACCCTCTCTCCAACCAAAACGATGGGGGTTACTAAGGAAGAGGCATTGAAAAAAGCCAAGGATTTACTGGCCAAATTAGGCCTTGAAGAGCACGGACAGGCCTATCCTTTTTCTCTTTCCGGCGGTCAGAAACAGCGGGTCGCTTTTGCGCGTGCTATGATGATTGATCCCAAAATCATTGGCTATGATGAGCCAACTTCGGCCTTAGATCCCGCTTTGCGCCAGGAGGTTGAAAAGTTGATTTTGCAAAACCGTGAAATGGGCATTACCCAGATTGTTATTACGCATGATATGGATTTTGCCAAAAATGTTGCGGACGATATTTTGACGATTAACCCTAAATAG
- a CDS encoding S66 family peptidase: protein MLKRIGIVSLSSGILGEDFIKFEADLGVKRLEQLGLEVVFLDHALKGIDYLRENPQARAQDLLTAFKDPAIDMILCAIGGDDTHRLLPYLFDHNELQQVLQQKIFLGFSDTTMNHLMLHKLGLKTFYGQAFLPDICELDHEMLPYSFHYFKELIETGRISEIRPSATWYEERTDFSPKALGTSRIMHKNEGFELLKGNPQFEGAILGGCLESLYQIFDSSRYEDSSALCQHYQLFPNLSDWQEKILLLESSEEKPEPALYRTMLETLKATGIFEVLSGVIVGKPMDETYYDDYKQILLEVIDTDISILYNVNVGHATPRAIIPLGVPAKVDAAASVISFQS, encoded by the coding sequence ATGTTAAAAAGAATTGGGATTGTCAGTCTGTCCAGCGGTATCCTCGGAGAGGACTTTATTAAGTTTGAAGCGGACTTAGGAGTCAAACGCTTGGAGCAGCTGGGGCTGGAGGTCGTGTTTTTAGACCATGCTCTCAAAGGTATTGACTATCTACGGGAGAATCCTCAAGCTAGAGCTCAAGATCTGCTCACTGCTTTTAAAGACCCCGCCATTGATATGATTTTATGCGCTATTGGCGGTGATGATACCCACCGTCTCCTGCCTTATTTATTTGACCATAACGAACTGCAGCAAGTGCTCCAGCAGAAAATCTTTTTAGGCTTTTCCGACACCACCATGAATCACTTGATGTTGCATAAGCTGGGACTCAAAACTTTCTACGGTCAGGCTTTTTTGCCAGATATCTGCGAATTGGACCACGAGATGCTGCCCTACTCCTTTCATTACTTTAAAGAGCTGATCGAGACAGGTCGTATCTCAGAAATCAGACCCAGTGCTACTTGGTATGAGGAGCGGACAGATTTTAGTCCCAAAGCCTTAGGAACCAGTCGAATTATGCATAAAAATGAAGGTTTTGAGTTATTGAAGGGAAATCCCCAATTTGAAGGAGCCATCCTAGGCGGATGTTTGGAATCCCTCTATCAAATTTTTGATTCATCGCGTTATGAAGACAGCAGTGCCCTCTGTCAGCATTATCAGCTCTTTCCTAATCTGAGTGATTGGCAGGAAAAAATTCTCCTGCTGGAATCTAGTGAAGAAAAACCTGAACCTGCCCTTTATCGTACCATGCTGGAAACATTAAAAGCTACTGGTATTTTTGAGGTCCTAAGCGGTGTGATTGTCGGTAAGCCCATGGATGAGACCTACTATGATGACTATAAACAAATCCTGCTAGAAGTGATTGATACGGATATTTCTATTCTCTACAATGTCAATGTCGGGCACGCTACCCCTAGGGCTATCATTCCTTTGGGTGTCCCAGCCAAAGTAGATGCGGCCGCATCTGTCATCAGCTTTCAATCATAG
- a CDS encoding zinc ribbon domain-containing protein YjdM: protein MSLPNCPKCNSEYVYEDGILLVCPECAYEWDPNAVEEEEGLVVLDSNGTRLSDGDSITIVKNLKVKGAPKDLKQGTRVKNIRLVEGDHNIDCKIDGFGAMKLKSEFVKKI, encoded by the coding sequence ATGTCTTTACCAAATTGCCCCAAATGTAACTCGGAGTATGTTTACGAGGACGGTATCCTCTTGGTCTGTCCAGAATGTGCTTATGAGTGGGATCCGAACGCTGTTGAAGAAGAGGAAGGGCTTGTTGTTCTCGACAGCAACGGTACGCGTCTATCTGATGGCGACAGCATTACGATCGTTAAAAATCTCAAGGTCAAGGGAGCTCCAAAGGATCTCAAGCAAGGCACTCGTGTAAAAAATATCCGGCTGGTCGAAGGCGATCACAATATCGACTGTAAGATTGATGGTTTTGGAGCCATGAAGCTCAAGTCAGAGTTTGTTAAAAAAATATAA
- a CDS encoding cation diffusion facilitator family transporter has translation MVTAEESIKFARRGPIVSIFAYLVLALGKLLSGYILHSSSLTADGFNNLSDIMSNLILLVGLYLASRPADEDHRFGHWKIEDLASLLTSFIMFLVGFQVLMETIKKLLSNSQTAIDPLGASVGLISALVMYGVYFYNRHLSKKVKSSALLAASKDNLSDAVTSLGTSVAIVASSMNLAIIDRIAAVIICCFILKTAYDIFIQATFSLSDGFDDKQLAEYEKAILQIPKITAVKSQRGRTYGSNIFLDLVLEMNPDLSVYESHAITEQVEQLLHDDFQVYDVDIHVEPAPIPEDEISDNVYNKLYKFEKLVLAKIPDYETYIAEDFMLVNEHGQVLTQHRFLELAPYYSSNFQYFKMTSISQKTKLITYRLENQQHVSIWRRHETWKLVFHQITPEQRA, from the coding sequence ATGGTGACTGCGGAAGAATCGATTAAATTTGCTAGACGGGGGCCCATTGTCTCTATTTTTGCCTATCTGGTCCTCGCTCTAGGCAAACTCCTCTCTGGCTACATACTCCATTCCTCATCGCTGACAGCCGATGGGTTTAATAATCTATCGGATATCATGAGTAATCTTATCCTTTTAGTTGGCCTCTATTTGGCTAGTCGACCGGCCGATGAGGACCACCGCTTTGGCCACTGGAAGATTGAGGATCTTGCCAGTCTCTTGACCTCTTTTATCATGTTTCTGGTTGGTTTTCAGGTCCTCATGGAAACCATTAAAAAGCTCCTCAGTAATAGTCAAACGGCCATTGACCCTCTGGGTGCCTCGGTCGGTCTGATTTCAGCTTTGGTCATGTACGGTGTCTACTTCTACAACCGCCATCTCTCTAAGAAGGTTAAGTCATCAGCGCTTCTGGCGGCCTCCAAGGATAATCTGTCAGATGCGGTGACTTCGCTGGGAACTTCGGTTGCTATCGTTGCTAGTTCTATGAACTTAGCCATCATTGATCGGATTGCTGCCGTCATTATCTGCTGCTTCATTCTCAAGACGGCTTACGACATTTTTATTCAGGCAACCTTTAGCTTATCAGACGGATTTGACGATAAACAACTGGCTGAGTATGAAAAGGCCATCCTACAAATTCCCAAGATTACAGCCGTCAAGTCTCAGCGTGGCCGAACCTATGGTTCTAATATCTTCCTCGATCTCGTTCTAGAAATGAATCCCGACCTGTCTGTCTATGAAAGCCATGCCATTACCGAACAAGTGGAGCAGCTGCTCCACGATGACTTTCAAGTCTACGATGTGGACATCCACGTCGAGCCGGCTCCCATTCCTGAGGATGAAATTTCCGATAATGTTTACAATAAGCTCTACAAATTTGAAAAGCTAGTTTTAGCCAAGATCCCTGACTATGAGACTTATATTGCCGAGGATTTTATGCTAGTCAATGAGCATGGTCAGGTCTTGACTCAGCATCGTTTTCTTGAGCTGGCCCCCTACTACTCCAGCAATTTTCAGTACTTCAAAATGACCTCTATCAGTCAGAAGACTAAGCTGATTACCTATCGTCTGGAAAATCAGCAGCATGTCAGCATCTGGCGACGCCATGAAACTTGGAAACTAGTATTTCACCAAATCACCCCAGAACAGAGAGCATAA
- a CDS encoding alanine/glycine:cation symporter family protein — translation MLDFFNKIDTFIWGPPLLILLVGTGIYLSIRLGLLQIVKLPKALRLIFADSEGHGDVSSFAALCTALAATVGTGNIVGVATSIKAGGPGALFWMWMAAFFGMATKYSEGLLAIRFREKDENGEIAGGPMYYIVNGLGRNWKWLAILFAIFGTMTALLGSGTFTQVNSITDSIKNSIGWDPRYVSIVLAILVAIIIFGGIQSISRVSTLVVPFMAVIYVLAGLTILAVNYDKLLPSIGLVFSSSFTGHAAAGGFMGATVMVALQKGVARGVFSNESGLGSAPIAAAAAKTEEPVEQGLISMTGTFIDTIIICTLTGMAIIVTGGWSSNLDGAILTQSAFASVFGNWGILALTVSLVLFAFTTILGWSYYGERCFEFLFGAKSIPVYRAFFVAMVAIGGFIKLETIWAIADIVNGLMAFPNLVALLGLSPIILAETKKYFAKSELDLSK, via the coding sequence ATGCTAGATTTTTTCAATAAGATTGACACCTTCATCTGGGGCCCGCCCCTTCTTATCCTTTTAGTTGGGACTGGGATCTATCTCAGTATTCGTTTGGGATTGCTGCAGATTGTTAAACTTCCCAAGGCTCTTCGCTTGATTTTCGCTGATAGCGAAGGTCATGGAGACGTCTCCAGCTTCGCTGCCCTATGTACGGCTCTGGCCGCTACGGTCGGAACAGGAAACATTGTTGGAGTGGCTACATCTATCAAGGCAGGTGGCCCCGGAGCTCTCTTTTGGATGTGGATGGCGGCCTTCTTCGGGATGGCAACCAAGTACTCCGAAGGACTCTTGGCTATTAGATTCCGCGAAAAAGATGAAAATGGTGAAATTGCTGGCGGGCCTATGTACTACATCGTCAATGGTCTGGGTAGAAATTGGAAATGGCTGGCGATTCTCTTTGCTATCTTTGGAACCATGACAGCCCTCTTAGGATCGGGGACCTTCACCCAAGTTAACTCTATCACCGATTCCATCAAAAACAGTATTGGCTGGGACCCCCGTTACGTCAGTATTGTCCTAGCTATTCTCGTTGCTATTATTATCTTCGGTGGTATTCAATCCATCTCACGTGTCTCCACCTTGGTAGTCCCATTTATGGCTGTTATCTATGTTCTAGCCGGCCTCACTATTCTGGCAGTTAACTATGACAAACTTCTGCCCAGTATCGGACTAGTCTTCTCTTCTTCCTTTACTGGCCACGCTGCTGCTGGCGGTTTTATGGGAGCAACGGTCATGGTCGCCCTGCAAAAAGGGGTTGCTCGTGGGGTCTTCTCCAATGAGTCTGGGCTTGGTTCTGCTCCTATCGCCGCTGCTGCTGCCAAAACTGAAGAACCCGTTGAGCAGGGGCTGATTTCTATGACAGGAACCTTTATTGATACTATCATCATCTGTACTCTGACGGGGATGGCTATCATTGTTACAGGCGGCTGGTCCTCAAACTTAGACGGAGCCATCCTGACCCAATCAGCCTTTGCGTCTGTCTTTGGCAATTGGGGAATTTTAGCTTTGACTGTCAGTCTTGTCCTCTTCGCCTTTACAACTATCTTAGGTTGGTCTTACTATGGAGAACGCTGTTTTGAATTTCTCTTTGGAGCTAAGTCCATTCCAGTTTATCGGGCATTTTTCGTGGCTATGGTAGCTATCGGGGGCTTTATCAAGCTGGAAACCATCTGGGCCATCGCTGATATTGTCAATGGCCTGATGGCCTTCCCCAATCTGGTAGCCCTGCTGGGACTTTCTCCAATCATCCTTGCGGAAACCAAAAAATATTTTGCTAAATCTGAGCTAGATTTGAGCAAATAA
- a CDS encoding amino acid ABC transporter substrate-binding protein, with amino-acid sequence MKKLIRSLSMGLMLLLAALVLVACSSRSNFATETDQWSTYSKEKTIKIGFDATFVPMGFEEKNGKYTGFDVDLANAVFKKYGIKVEWQAIDWDMKETELKNGTIDLIWNGYSVTDERKKELTFTDPYMVNQQVVVTKKSSNISSIDMMSGKRLGAQAGSSGYDAFESQPNLLKNKVKDKKAIQYSTFTQALIDLKAGRIDGLLIDRVYANYYLEQEGELDSYNIIPAGYEAESFAVGARKSDKTLVKKINQAFKELYQDGQFQKISKNWFGEDVATKQVKNTN; translated from the coding sequence ATGAAAAAACTAATAAGAAGTCTCTCCATGGGATTGATGCTCCTTCTGGCAGCCTTGGTCTTAGTAGCCTGCAGCTCTCGGTCTAACTTCGCGACCGAGACGGATCAGTGGTCAACCTACAGTAAGGAAAAAACGATTAAAATTGGTTTTGATGCTACCTTTGTACCCATGGGCTTTGAAGAAAAAAATGGTAAGTACACCGGTTTCGATGTGGACTTAGCCAATGCTGTGTTTAAAAAGTATGGTATCAAGGTAGAGTGGCAGGCTATCGACTGGGACATGAAAGAAACCGAGCTCAAGAATGGGACCATCGATCTGATTTGGAACGGTTATTCTGTGACCGATGAGCGCAAGAAAGAACTTACCTTCACCGATCCTTACATGGTTAACCAGCAGGTGGTCGTGACCAAGAAGTCCTCCAATATTTCCAGCATCGATATGATGTCTGGAAAGAGATTAGGAGCCCAAGCTGGCTCCTCAGGCTATGATGCCTTTGAAAGTCAGCCTAACCTGCTCAAGAATAAGGTCAAGGATAAGAAGGCAATCCAATATTCGACCTTTACTCAGGCTCTGATTGACCTGAAGGCGGGCCGAATTGACGGCCTCTTGATCGACCGTGTTTATGCCAATTATTACCTCGAACAAGAAGGAGAGCTGGACAGCTACAATATTATACCAGCTGGCTATGAAGCTGAGAGCTTTGCTGTCGGCGCCCGTAAGTCTGATAAGACCTTGGTGAAAAAAATCAACCAAGCCTTCAAAGAACTTTACCAAGACGGCCAATTCCAGAAGATTTCCAAGAACTGGTTTGGTGAAGATGTGGCAACCAAGCAAGTTAAGAATACAAATTAG
- a CDS encoding amino acid ABC transporter permease: MSYVLEILPALLNGALVTLQVFCIVIVLSIPLGIVLAFLMQIKFKPLNWLLTLYVWVMRGTPLLLQLIFFYYVLPSVGIVFDRLPAAILAFTLNYAAYFAEIFRGGIAAIPKGQYEAAKVLKFTQLQTIRYIILPQVVKIVLPSVFNEVINLVKDSSLVYVLGVGDLLLESRTASNRDASLAPMFVAGAIYLLLVGVVTLASKRIEKKFNFYK, encoded by the coding sequence ATGTCGTATGTATTAGAAATTCTTCCTGCACTCTTGAATGGAGCCCTCGTCACCTTACAGGTTTTCTGTATCGTTATCGTCTTATCCATTCCCTTAGGGATAGTCCTTGCCTTCTTGATGCAGATAAAGTTCAAGCCCTTAAACTGGCTTCTAACACTCTATGTCTGGGTTATGCGCGGGACTCCGCTTCTCTTGCAGCTCATCTTTTTCTATTATGTTCTGCCAAGTGTTGGCATTGTCTTTGATCGGCTGCCGGCCGCTATTCTGGCTTTCACCCTCAACTATGCGGCCTATTTTGCGGAAATTTTCCGCGGCGGTATTGCTGCCATCCCTAAAGGGCAGTACGAAGCAGCCAAGGTCTTGAAATTCACCCAGTTACAAACCATTCGCTATATTATCTTGCCGCAAGTGGTTAAAATTGTTCTGCCGAGCGTCTTTAATGAAGTCATCAATTTGGTTAAGGATTCCTCACTGGTCTATGTACTGGGAGTCGGCGATCTTCTCTTGGAGAGCCGAACAGCTTCCAATCGTGACGCCAGTCTGGCCCCTATGTTTGTTGCTGGTGCCATCTATCTGCTCTTAGTAGGCGTGGTGACTCTAGCTTCTAAACGTATTGAAAAGAAATTTAATTTTTATAAGTAG
- a CDS encoding 5-methylcytosine restriction system specificity protein McrC produces the protein MRLTDNDSVARSEFEASYPQLSEKLLDRTLESLSKEDNLFIFPHDLLDSLDLEKDGKVLETVNDQIKTQNIIGFLGCGEERLSIHSRFANGDDDYFLHYMLQKVLQLNLTSLDIGLSREESWYHLLIYLFPKYLEAALRKGLYKEYQRFFYNDSHVKGTIEVARHIKQNTPFTGKIAYSTREFSFDNVLMQLVSHTIAFIQHTVPNGRALLSSSSSVKENIAEIVRVTPSYRLSDRTKIIRENQNKPIRHTYYHEYRTLQRLCLIILSQEKHGLDQSNQKIHGLLFDVAWLWEEYLATLLPEFEHPQNKNRTGGYSLFQNGNGRIYPDFLSLSGSPVVADAKYKPMDNINGRDYLQVVAYMYRFDAKVGFYLFPDKKKSEPTEYQLLQGRKEKREYSVNVEKLGLAIPQGCTSYQDFISAMKEAEEAFRSHLYCNR, from the coding sequence ATGAGACTGACGGATAATGATTCAGTAGCTAGGTCTGAATTTGAAGCTTCTTATCCTCAGCTGTCAGAAAAATTGCTGGATAGAACGTTGGAAAGTCTTTCCAAAGAGGACAATCTCTTTATTTTCCCGCATGATTTGCTGGATTCTCTCGATTTGGAAAAAGATGGCAAGGTGCTGGAGACAGTCAATGACCAGATTAAAACGCAGAACATCATCGGTTTTCTAGGCTGTGGGGAGGAGCGCTTGAGCATTCATTCTCGTTTTGCCAATGGAGATGATGATTACTTTCTGCATTACATGCTGCAAAAGGTACTGCAGCTCAATCTGACTAGTCTTGATATCGGCCTGTCTCGAGAAGAAAGCTGGTACCATCTTTTAATCTATCTTTTTCCCAAATATCTTGAGGCAGCCTTGCGTAAGGGGCTTTATAAGGAATACCAGCGCTTTTTCTACAATGACAGTCATGTCAAAGGGACAATAGAAGTTGCCCGACATATTAAGCAGAACACACCTTTTACAGGAAAAATAGCTTATTCAACTAGGGAATTTTCCTTTGATAATGTCCTCATGCAGCTGGTTAGCCACACTATTGCCTTTATTCAGCATACTGTTCCCAATGGCAGAGCGCTTTTGTCTAGCTCATCTTCAGTTAAGGAAAATATAGCTGAAATTGTACGGGTAACACCTAGTTATCGATTGTCAGATAGGACTAAGATTATCAGAGAAAATCAAAATAAACCTATCCGTCATACTTACTATCATGAGTATCGGACTTTGCAGCGGCTTTGCCTGATAATTTTGAGTCAAGAAAAGCATGGGCTGGATCAATCCAATCAAAAAATCCACGGTCTTCTCTTTGATGTTGCCTGGCTTTGGGAAGAATATCTAGCGACCTTGCTGCCTGAATTTGAACATCCTCAAAATAAGAACAGGACAGGCGGCTATTCCTTATTTCAAAATGGAAATGGAAGAATTTATCCAGACTTTCTCTCCTTATCAGGTTCACCAGTTGTTGCGGATGCTAAATATAAGCCTATGGATAATATCAATGGACGAGATTATTTGCAGGTAGTAGCCTATATGTATCGCTTTGACGCCAAAGTAGGATTTTATCTCTTTCCAGATAAGAAAAAATCAGAACCGACCGAATATCAACTCTTACAGGGCAGAAAAGAAAAACGAGAATATTCAGTAAATGTCGAAAAACTCGGCCTCGCCATTCCCCAAGGCTGCACTAGCTATCAGGATTTCATTAGCGCCATGAAGGAAGCAGAAGAGGCCTTTCGAAGTCATTTATATTGTAATCGGTAA